A window from Bordetella petrii encodes these proteins:
- a CDS encoding threo-3-hydroxy-L-aspartate ammonia-lyase — translation MSPALPTYDDVVRASETLAGVAHRTPVLTSSTADARTGAQVFFKCENFQRMGAFKFRGGYNAIARLAPSQREAGVVTFSSGNHAQAIALASRLLGVRATIIMPHDAPAAKRAATEGYGGQVVTYDRYTDDREAVARRIQAETGATLIPPYDHGDVIAGQGTAAKELFEEVGPLDALFVCLGGGGLLAGSALSAHALSPGCEVYGVEPEAGNDGQQSLRKGEIVRIPTPKSLADGAVTTHLGQLTFPVIQQRVKDIVTVTDAQLVDTMKFFAERMKIVVEPTGCLSTAAVLHQAVAVPGKRVGVIISGGNVDLAHYAHLLAA, via the coding sequence ATGTCCCCCGCACTGCCCACTTATGACGATGTCGTCCGCGCTAGCGAAACACTGGCCGGGGTTGCCCACCGGACGCCGGTGCTGACCTCGTCCACCGCCGATGCGCGCACCGGCGCCCAGGTGTTCTTCAAGTGCGAGAACTTCCAGCGCATGGGCGCCTTCAAGTTCCGGGGCGGCTACAACGCTATTGCCCGGCTGGCCCCGTCGCAGCGCGAAGCCGGGGTGGTGACGTTTTCGTCGGGCAACCATGCGCAGGCCATTGCGCTGGCCTCGCGCCTGCTGGGCGTGCGCGCCACCATCATCATGCCGCACGACGCGCCGGCGGCCAAGCGCGCCGCCACCGAAGGCTACGGCGGCCAGGTCGTCACCTACGACCGCTACACCGACGACCGCGAAGCCGTCGCGCGGCGCATCCAGGCCGAGACCGGCGCCACGCTGATCCCGCCGTATGACCACGGCGACGTGATCGCGGGGCAGGGCACCGCCGCCAAAGAACTGTTCGAAGAGGTCGGCCCGCTCGACGCCTTGTTCGTGTGCCTGGGCGGCGGCGGACTGCTGGCCGGCTCGGCCCTGTCGGCCCACGCCCTCAGCCCCGGCTGCGAGGTCTACGGCGTCGAGCCCGAGGCCGGCAACGACGGGCAGCAGTCGCTGCGCAAAGGCGAAATCGTGCGGATCCCCACCCCCAAGTCGCTGGCCGATGGCGCGGTCACCACGCACCTGGGGCAGCTGACGTTTCCCGTGATCCAGCAGCGCGTCAAAGACATTGTTACGGTCACCGACGCGCAGCTGGTCGACACCATGAAATTTTTCGCCGAACGCATGAAGATCGTGGTCGAGCCCACCGGCTGCCTGTCGACCGCCGCCGTGCTGCACCAGGCAGTCGCGGTGCCGGGCAAGCGGGTGGGCGTCATCATCAGCGGCGGCAACGTCGATCTGGCCCATTACGCGCATCTGCTGGCGGCTTGA
- the ruvB gene encoding Holliday junction branch migration DNA helicase RuvB — protein sequence MAIQSDSLSSLPDAPRLVTPQPVSPNEESIERALRPKALQEYVGQQRAREQLEIFIAAARKRGEALDHVLLFGPPGLGKTTLAHIIAHEMGVQLRQTSGPVLERPGDLAALLTNLEKNDVLFIDEIHRLSPVVEEILYPALEDFQIDILIGEGPAARSVKLDLQPFTLVGATTRAGMLTNPLRDRFGIVSRLEFYNADDLARIVTRSAGLLNAEITPDGAAEVARRSRGTPRIANRLLRRVRDYAQVKSHGVIDTESAGRALAMLEVDPQGLDLMDRKLLEAIIHKFDGGPVGVDSLAAAIGEERDTIEDVIEPYLIQHGYLQRTPRGRMATQTTWRHLGLAPPSGSGELFNK from the coding sequence ATGGCCATTCAGTCCGACTCGCTTTCCTCTCTGCCCGACGCTCCTCGCCTGGTGACACCGCAGCCGGTGTCGCCCAACGAAGAATCCATCGAACGCGCCCTGCGCCCCAAGGCGCTGCAGGAATATGTCGGCCAGCAGCGGGCCCGTGAACAGCTCGAAATCTTCATCGCCGCCGCGCGCAAGCGCGGCGAGGCGCTGGACCACGTGCTGCTGTTCGGCCCGCCGGGGCTGGGCAAGACTACGCTGGCCCACATCATCGCCCACGAAATGGGCGTGCAGCTGCGCCAGACCTCCGGCCCGGTGCTCGAGCGCCCCGGCGACCTGGCCGCGCTCTTGACCAACCTGGAAAAGAACGACGTCCTGTTCATCGACGAAATCCATCGCCTGTCGCCGGTGGTCGAAGAAATCCTGTACCCGGCGCTGGAAGACTTCCAGATCGACATCCTGATCGGCGAAGGCCCGGCCGCGCGCAGCGTCAAGCTGGACCTGCAGCCCTTTACCCTGGTCGGCGCCACCACGCGCGCCGGCATGCTGACCAATCCGCTGCGCGACCGCTTCGGCATCGTGTCGCGCCTGGAGTTCTACAACGCCGACGACCTGGCGCGCATCGTCACGCGCAGCGCCGGCCTGCTCAATGCCGAGATCACGCCCGACGGCGCCGCCGAGGTGGCGCGCCGTTCGCGCGGCACGCCGCGCATCGCCAACCGCCTGCTGCGGCGCGTGCGCGACTATGCGCAGGTGAAATCGCACGGCGTCATCGACACCGAATCGGCCGGCCGCGCCCTGGCCATGCTGGAAGTCGACCCGCAGGGCCTGGACCTGATGGACCGCAAGCTGCTGGAAGCCATCATCCACAAGTTCGACGGCGGCCCGGTGGGCGTGGACAGCCTGGCGGCGGCCATCGGCGAAGAGCGCGACACCATCGAAGACGTCATCGAACCCTACCTGATCCAGCACGGCTACCTGCAGCGCACCCCGCGCGGCCGCATGGCCACGCAGACCACCTGGCGGCACCTGGGCCTGGCGCCGCCCTCGGGCAGCGGCGAACTGTTCAACAAATAG
- the recQ gene encoding DNA helicase RecQ → MSDPRAQGVLQRVFGYESFRGDQQAIVEHVIGGGDALVLMPTGGGKSLCYQVPALVREGTGVVVSPLIALMQDQVDALTELGVRAAYLNSTQDWREARDVEQAFLDGQLDLLYVAPERLLTDRCLQLLERGRIALFAIDEAHCVSQWGHDFRPEYLGLSMLHERWPDVPRIALTATATAETRVEIAQRLALDQARHFVASFDRPNIRYRIVEKNEVRRQLLDLIRSEHEGESGVVYCLSRARVEETAEFLCQNGINALPYHAGLSAAVRARNQSRFLREDGIVMVATIAFGMGIDKPDVRFVAHIDLPKSVEGYYQETGRAGRDGLPATAWLAYGLQDVVQQRRMIDESPGDEIYRRRLGQQLDAMLGLCETVECRRVRLLAYFGQTITACGNCDVCLEPPQSWDGTVAAQKVLSAVYRLWKERGQRYGAGHIIDILRGKDTDRTRQHGHETLSVFGVGADLSENAWRGVLRQLLAQGLLTVDHEGYGTLALTEGSRAVLKGERQLMLRRESEKKARAGKSGGRARAAAIELPPDAQPLFDALRNWRGEVAKSHGVPAYVIFHDATLREIALARPASMDELGHINGVGTRKLEAYGDDILRLVA, encoded by the coding sequence ATGTCTGACCCGCGCGCCCAGGGCGTCCTGCAGCGCGTTTTTGGCTACGAATCCTTCCGCGGCGACCAGCAGGCCATCGTCGAGCATGTCATCGGCGGCGGCGACGCCCTGGTGCTGATGCCTACCGGCGGCGGCAAGTCGCTGTGCTACCAGGTGCCGGCGCTGGTGCGCGAGGGCACCGGCGTGGTGGTGTCCCCCCTTATCGCCCTGATGCAAGACCAGGTCGACGCCCTGACCGAGCTGGGCGTGCGGGCGGCATACCTGAATTCCACGCAAGACTGGCGCGAGGCGCGCGACGTCGAGCAGGCCTTCCTGGACGGCCAGCTCGACCTGCTGTACGTGGCCCCCGAGCGGCTGCTGACCGACCGCTGCCTGCAGTTGCTGGAACGCGGCCGCATCGCGCTGTTCGCCATCGACGAGGCGCATTGCGTATCGCAGTGGGGCCACGACTTCCGGCCCGAATACCTGGGCCTGTCGATGCTGCACGAGCGCTGGCCCGACGTGCCGCGCATCGCGCTCACGGCTACCGCCACCGCCGAGACGCGCGTCGAGATCGCGCAGCGCCTGGCGCTGGACCAGGCCCGCCATTTCGTGGCCAGCTTCGACCGGCCCAACATCCGCTACCGCATCGTCGAGAAAAACGAGGTGCGGCGCCAGCTGCTGGACCTGATCCGCAGCGAGCACGAGGGCGAGTCGGGCGTGGTGTACTGCCTGTCGCGCGCCCGCGTCGAAGAAACCGCCGAGTTCCTGTGCCAGAACGGCATCAACGCCTTGCCGTACCACGCCGGGCTGAGCGCGGCCGTGCGGGCCCGCAACCAGTCGCGCTTCCTGCGTGAAGACGGCATCGTCATGGTGGCCACCATCGCTTTCGGCATGGGCATCGACAAGCCCGACGTACGTTTCGTGGCGCACATCGACCTGCCCAAGTCGGTCGAGGGCTACTACCAGGAAACCGGACGGGCGGGCCGCGACGGCTTGCCGGCCACGGCCTGGCTGGCCTATGGCCTGCAAGACGTCGTGCAGCAGCGCCGCATGATCGACGAATCACCGGGCGACGAAATCTACCGGCGCCGTCTGGGCCAGCAGCTCGATGCCATGCTGGGCCTGTGCGAAACCGTAGAGTGCCGGCGGGTGCGCCTGCTGGCCTATTTCGGGCAGACCATCACGGCTTGCGGCAATTGCGACGTCTGCCTCGAGCCGCCGCAGTCCTGGGACGGCACGGTGGCGGCGCAGAAAGTGCTGTCGGCGGTGTACCGCCTGTGGAAAGAACGCGGCCAGCGCTACGGCGCCGGCCACATCATCGACATCCTGCGCGGCAAAGACACCGACCGCACCCGCCAGCACGGGCACGAAACCCTCAGCGTATTCGGCGTGGGCGCCGATCTTTCCGAAAATGCCTGGCGCGGCGTGCTGCGGCAGCTGCTGGCGCAGGGGCTGCTGACTGTGGACCACGAAGGCTACGGCACCCTGGCCCTTACCGAAGGCAGCCGGGCCGTGCTGAAGGGCGAACGCCAGCTGATGCTGCGGCGCGAATCCGAGAAAAAAGCCCGCGCCGGCAAATCGGGCGGCCGGGCGCGCGCGGCCGCCATCGAGCTGCCGCCCGATGCCCAGCCGCTGTTCGACGCCCTGCGCAATTGGCGCGGCGAAGTCGCCAAAAGCCATGGCGTGCCGGCCTATGTGATTTTCCACGACGCCACGCTGCGCGAGATCGCGCTGGCGCGGCCGGCCTCGATGGACGAGCTCGGGCACATCAACGGCGTGGGCACGCGCAAGCTGGAAGCCTACGGCGACGATATCCTGCGGCTGGTGGCTTGA
- a CDS encoding fimbrial protein encodes MPRFSVFTLSGVMTLRNLPRKRMSRPLSAALLACNMALGACATLEPPAADHAAPAPAAPAAAAPAPARPPARYDWNEIERAARQGISVLAPAQPLPVAPAALSESRELDLDPMPCRLTPAEGLTDASLQPPAGLADAAQRPPGPDATGTIDAPIDAGTAAAALPIQCANLFPDVAPVPPQDYAFGLETRDPVPYGSVMVVTGVAQPANPWFSSVGSQQGFSYGGGRWTYRDTAGPTVALGNLTANAPIWGSAVPIGGLQVADWAGGAQQVPQGRLAYSSTVGVLNYTDTAAQSGAIDYGVTAGSGALRYGLTPALTLESQMQSAPDLSTRGLGSTYSAGELGTFQAGATQSSFDHINAWRYRFGYNVSLFESVSLAVTNEQIGAGFGDLSQYRNGAAAAPQMRNTLAAGVPILGWGTLTGTYTGLRESGEAIEQRFGLEHSMLVAPSVRLAVGADRDVVTGDYEMRAGVTMPVDAFVRGRWLPW; translated from the coding sequence ATGCCCCGCTTTTCGGTCTTTACACTGTCCGGTGTCATGACCCTGCGCAATTTGCCTCGCAAGCGGATGTCCCGCCCGCTTTCGGCCGCCTTGCTGGCCTGCAATATGGCCCTGGGCGCCTGCGCCACGCTCGAGCCCCCGGCCGCCGACCACGCCGCGCCCGCGCCGGCAGCGCCGGCGGCGGCGGCCCCCGCGCCCGCGCGGCCCCCGGCCCGCTACGACTGGAACGAGATCGAGCGGGCGGCGCGCCAGGGCATATCGGTGCTGGCGCCGGCGCAGCCGCTGCCCGTCGCGCCCGCCGCCCTGTCCGAGTCGCGCGAGCTCGACCTCGATCCCATGCCCTGCAGGCTGACGCCGGCCGAGGGCTTGACCGACGCTTCTTTGCAGCCGCCCGCGGGCCTGGCCGACGCCGCGCAGCGGCCGCCGGGGCCGGATGCCACCGGCACGATCGACGCCCCCATCGATGCCGGCACGGCCGCCGCCGCCCTGCCCATTCAGTGCGCCAACCTGTTTCCCGACGTGGCGCCGGTGCCGCCGCAGGATTACGCCTTCGGCCTGGAAACCCGGGACCCCGTGCCGTACGGCTCGGTCATGGTGGTGACCGGCGTGGCGCAGCCTGCCAACCCGTGGTTTTCGTCGGTGGGCTCGCAGCAGGGCTTTTCCTATGGCGGCGGGCGCTGGACTTACCGCGACACGGCCGGCCCGACCGTGGCGCTGGGCAACCTGACGGCCAACGCGCCGATATGGGGCAGCGCCGTGCCCATCGGCGGCCTGCAGGTGGCCGACTGGGCCGGCGGGGCGCAGCAGGTGCCGCAAGGGCGGCTGGCCTATTCGTCGACGGTGGGCGTGCTGAACTACACCGACACGGCGGCCCAGTCCGGCGCCATCGATTATGGCGTGACGGCCGGCAGCGGCGCGCTGCGCTACGGGCTGACGCCGGCCCTGACCCTGGAAAGCCAGATGCAGAGCGCCCCGGACCTGTCCACGCGCGGCCTGGGCAGCACCTATTCGGCCGGCGAACTGGGCACCTTCCAGGCGGGCGCCACGCAGAGCAGCTTCGACCACATCAACGCCTGGCGCTACCGCTTCGGCTACAACGTCAGCCTGTTCGAATCGGTCAGCCTGGCGGTCACCAATGAACAGATCGGCGCCGGGTTCGGCGACCTGTCGCAGTACCGGAATGGCGCGGCGGCGGCGCCGCAGATGCGCAATACGCTGGCCGCCGGCGTGCCCATCCTGGGGTGGGGCACCCTGACCGGCACCTATACCGGGCTGCGCGAATCCGGCGAAGCCATCGAGCAGCGCTTCGGGCTGGAGCACAGCATGCTGGTGGCCCCCAGCGTGCGCCTGGCGGTGGGCGCCGACCGCGACGTGGTGACCGGCGATTACGAAATGCGCGCCGGCGTCACCATGCCGGTGGACGCCTTCGTGCGCGGCCGCTGGCTGCCGTGGTAG
- a CDS encoding response regulator, translating into MDTPHTKLLVVDDDPALRQLLADYLNRHGYDTLLAPDANDLAARIARYAPDLLVLDRMLPGGDGADACRRLREQGEDIPVILLTARDEAVDRIIGLEAGADDYLGKPFDPRELLARIEAVLRRKRGPSALTKDAPVNFGPFVFDPAMRQLLRDGEPVKLTGGEINLLEALVRNAGKPLSRERLLALARDDDGGERNDRAIDIAILRLRRAIEDDPKQPRWIQTVWGIGYRFSP; encoded by the coding sequence ATGGACACCCCACACACCAAGCTGCTGGTCGTCGACGACGATCCCGCCTTGCGGCAGTTGCTGGCCGACTATCTCAACCGGCACGGCTACGACACCCTGCTGGCGCCCGACGCCAACGACCTGGCCGCCCGCATCGCGCGCTATGCGCCCGACCTGCTGGTGCTCGACCGCATGCTGCCGGGCGGCGACGGCGCCGACGCCTGCCGCCGCCTGCGCGAACAGGGCGAAGACATCCCCGTCATTCTGCTGACCGCGCGCGACGAGGCGGTCGACCGCATCATCGGCCTGGAAGCCGGGGCCGACGACTACCTGGGCAAGCCCTTCGACCCGCGCGAGCTGCTGGCGCGCATCGAAGCCGTGCTGCGCCGCAAGCGCGGGCCGTCGGCCCTGACCAAAGACGCGCCGGTCAACTTCGGCCCGTTCGTGTTCGACCCCGCCATGCGGCAGCTGCTGCGCGACGGCGAACCGGTCAAGCTGACGGGCGGCGAGATCAATCTGCTGGAAGCGCTGGTGCGCAATGCCGGCAAGCCCCTGTCGCGCGAGCGCCTGCTGGCGCTGGCGCGCGACGACGACGGCGGCGAACGCAACGACCGCGCCATCGACATCGCCATCCTGCGCCTGCGGCGCGCCATCGAAGACGACCCGAAACAGCCGCGCTGGATCCAGACGGTCTGGGGCATCGGCTACCGCTTTTCGCCCTGA
- a CDS encoding ATP-binding protein, whose amino-acid sequence MNRLTRFLLPRSLRARLILLVLGAVLLAQAATLATVSYYRQKFLEDVAIGYIATTIRTLRAAVSQIPAEERADFVRNASQNQWRLWSRTLPAEARLQRLNRPPPPRHDGAGRPADGSPPDRAADDEREREARRQRFRAMHDNQPDDIRRDLRGPIRELNDRLNDGTRVALSHGPDPEIFISLARNPDTEDAPRLREWLVIPLDRLDPPVATPLVAVWLGGLGLVLLLAAGFSWHITRPLTGLAEAADRLAAGQPQRVQPSGPSETRALGERFNAMLDALAESDSVRRTLLSGLPHDLKGPLSRMWLRIEMADDPALKEGLRKDLQDMQHMVDQFIGFVRGTDPAAYRYAPLDLPAWLAERVGGWQSTGTSVSLDMADDNITVQGDAVALGRLLDNLIGNALHHGEPPVDISLRREGGMAVLDVADHGRGIAPERRSEALRPFARLDDARTRTGNVGLGLALAEAIARAHGGTLALLRADSGGLLVRIALPLAAA is encoded by the coding sequence ATGAACCGCCTGACCCGCTTCCTGCTGCCGCGCTCGCTGCGGGCGCGCCTGATCCTGCTCGTGCTGGGCGCCGTGCTGCTGGCCCAGGCCGCCACGCTGGCCACCGTGTCGTACTACCGCCAGAAATTCCTGGAAGACGTCGCCATCGGCTACATCGCCACCACCATCCGCACGCTGCGGGCGGCGGTGTCGCAGATCCCGGCCGAAGAGCGGGCCGATTTCGTGCGCAACGCCTCGCAGAACCAATGGCGGCTATGGTCGCGCACGCTGCCGGCCGAGGCCCGGCTGCAGCGCCTGAACCGCCCGCCGCCGCCAAGGCACGATGGCGCCGGCCGCCCCGCCGACGGCTCGCCGCCCGACCGCGCCGCCGACGACGAGCGCGAGCGCGAAGCGCGGCGCCAGCGGTTCCGCGCCATGCACGACAACCAGCCCGACGACATTCGCCGCGACCTGCGCGGGCCCATCCGCGAACTGAACGACCGGCTCAACGACGGTACCCGGGTGGCGCTGTCGCACGGGCCGGACCCCGAAATCTTCATTTCGCTGGCCCGCAATCCGGATACCGAAGACGCGCCGCGCCTGCGCGAATGGCTGGTCATCCCGCTGGACCGGCTCGACCCGCCGGTGGCCACGCCGCTGGTGGCCGTCTGGCTGGGCGGCCTGGGCCTGGTGCTGCTGCTGGCGGCGGGGTTTTCCTGGCACATCACCCGGCCGCTGACCGGCCTGGCCGAGGCGGCCGACCGCCTGGCGGCCGGACAGCCGCAGCGCGTGCAGCCGTCGGGGCCCAGCGAAACCCGCGCCCTGGGCGAACGCTTCAACGCCATGCTGGATGCGCTGGCCGAGTCCGACTCGGTGCGCCGCACCTTGCTGTCGGGCCTGCCGCACGATCTGAAAGGGCCGCTGTCGCGCATGTGGCTGCGCATCGAGATGGCCGACGACCCCGCCCTGAAAGAAGGCCTGCGCAAAGACCTGCAGGACATGCAGCACATGGTCGACCAGTTCATCGGCTTTGTGCGCGGCACCGATCCGGCCGCCTACCGCTACGCCCCGCTGGACCTGCCCGCGTGGCTGGCCGAGCGGGTGGGCGGCTGGCAAAGCACCGGCACATCGGTCAGCCTGGACATGGCCGACGACAACATCACCGTGCAGGGCGACGCGGTGGCGCTGGGCCGGCTGCTGGACAACCTGATCGGCAATGCCCTGCATCATGGCGAACCGCCGGTGGACATCAGCCTGCGCCGCGAAGGCGGCATGGCCGTACTTGACGTGGCCGACCACGGCCGCGGCATCGCCCCCGAGCGCCGCAGCGAGGCATTGCGCCCCTTCGCGCGGCTGGACGACGCCCGCACCCGCACCGGCAATGTGGGCCTGGGGCTGGCCCTGGCCGAAGCCATCGCGCGGGCCCACGGCGGCACGCTGGCGCTGCTGCGCGCCGACAGCGGCGGCCTGCTGGTGCGTATCGCCCTGCCGCTGGCGGCCGCCTGA
- a CDS encoding cytochrome d ubiquinol oxidase subunit II, whose protein sequence is MIDMLAASLGVNANDPTFWMPLVFMGLLFLLIAGGIVLDGFDLGVGMLLPLAPADERGRMMTLLSPWRDANEFWPLLGIGLFASAFPLAWGVIFGKLYGPLALMALGLVLRSVSFEFRIRARAELKPRWILGFWLGSVATAFGQGMILGRIATGYQTAAGYGWFAVLMGLCAVAAYVLLGAAWLVMRVEGDLQRRAARWGRHAIRWTAVGMVGTSVMLGLANAGIFYKWSNPGGLAVAVVVWALMLLCFSSAEMLLARVPGRGEANSRLPFVLCVVLYLLMLMSLAYSLFPYLILDDMTLWDGTASIGSMRLVLAGAVIGVPVVLIFNLLAYRSVFGKERRTA, encoded by the coding sequence ATGATCGACATGCTGGCCGCCTCGCTGGGCGTCAATGCCAACGACCCCACCTTCTGGATGCCGCTGGTGTTCATGGGCCTGCTGTTCCTGCTGATCGCCGGCGGCATCGTGCTCGACGGCTTCGACCTCGGCGTGGGCATGCTGCTGCCGCTGGCGCCCGCCGACGAGCGCGGCCGCATGATGACCCTGCTCAGCCCCTGGCGCGACGCCAATGAGTTCTGGCCGCTGCTGGGCATCGGCCTGTTCGCCTCGGCGTTTCCGCTGGCCTGGGGCGTGATCTTCGGCAAGCTCTACGGCCCGCTGGCCCTGATGGCGCTGGGCCTGGTGCTGCGCAGCGTGTCGTTCGAATTCCGCATCCGCGCCCGCGCCGAACTCAAGCCGCGCTGGATCCTGGGCTTCTGGCTGGGCTCGGTGGCCACGGCGTTCGGGCAGGGCATGATCCTCGGGCGCATCGCCACCGGCTACCAGACGGCCGCCGGCTACGGCTGGTTCGCCGTGCTGATGGGGCTGTGCGCGGTGGCCGCCTATGTGCTGCTGGGCGCCGCCTGGCTGGTGATGCGCGTCGAGGGCGACCTGCAGCGCCGCGCCGCGCGCTGGGGGCGCCACGCCATCCGCTGGACGGCCGTCGGCATGGTGGGCACGTCGGTGATGCTGGGCCTGGCCAATGCCGGCATTTTCTACAAATGGAGCAACCCCGGCGGCCTGGCCGTGGCGGTGGTCGTCTGGGCGCTGATGCTGCTGTGTTTTTCCAGCGCCGAAATGCTGCTGGCCCGCGTGCCCGGCCGGGGCGAGGCCAACAGCCGGCTGCCGTTCGTGCTGTGCGTGGTGCTGTACCTGCTCATGCTGATGAGCCTGGCCTACAGCCTGTTCCCGTACCTGATCCTGGACGACATGACCCTGTGGGACGGCACGGCCTCGATCGGCTCGATGCGGCTGGTGCTGGCCGGCGCGGTAATTGGCGTGCCGGTGGTGCTGATTTTCAACCTGCTGGCCTACCGCTCGGTGTTCGGCAAAGAGCGCCGCACGGCCTAG
- a CDS encoding cytochrome ubiquinol oxidase subunit I: MDIVPLLLARIQFTASLSFLALFMALALALSWLLLFFKLRAHRTGLPGWTAAYRFWVRIFALSFVLTLAAALPVLIQVGSLWPGLMDKIGNVAGPLIGFGVLSVFILKSCFLGVMLFGQRRVSERIHTLAVFMVAAGQAVALFWVLALQSWVQTPAGATLIDARYQVYDWNAAIFNPSLGWNLGLMALWSALAAAFLILGVTALQAMRRPLDDGERCAFKTALVAAVAASLLQAPVLDGAGRVMAEHQPAKAAAAAGYWHSGAEPGWTLFGWPDARVQANRAALALPGVGGDWLGRDAQGVYQGLDKFSGMQPPVALTFWALRVALLLGAAMLLVSCTTLALAARRGMDPSLLPRWWLRVIVGTLYAGGLAVLAGGVFSLVGMQPYAVNATITQTEVLGTAGTATLAASLAGYLVLYGLLLAAFNGMLFHAARYGVVPVRKPGGSPQ; this comes from the coding sequence ATGGATATCGTCCCCCTGCTACTGGCCCGCATCCAGTTCACCGCCAGCCTCAGTTTCCTGGCCTTGTTCATGGCCCTGGCGCTGGCCCTGTCCTGGCTGCTGCTGTTCTTCAAGCTGCGCGCGCACCGCACCGGCCTGCCGGGCTGGACCGCCGCGTACCGTTTCTGGGTGCGCATTTTCGCCCTGTCATTCGTGCTGACCCTGGCGGCGGCGCTGCCCGTGCTGATCCAGGTGGGCAGCCTGTGGCCCGGCCTGATGGACAAGATCGGCAATGTGGCCGGCCCGCTCATCGGCTTCGGCGTGCTGTCGGTATTCATCCTGAAATCCTGCTTCCTGGGCGTGATGCTGTTCGGGCAGCGCCGGGTGTCCGAGCGCATCCATACCCTGGCCGTGTTCATGGTGGCCGCGGGGCAGGCGGTGGCGCTGTTCTGGGTGCTGGCGCTGCAGTCATGGGTGCAGACGCCGGCCGGCGCCACCCTGATCGACGCCCGCTACCAGGTGTACGACTGGAACGCCGCCATCTTCAACCCCTCGCTGGGCTGGAACCTCGGGCTGATGGCCCTTTGGTCGGCGCTGGCCGCCGCCTTCCTGATCCTGGGCGTGACCGCGCTGCAGGCCATGCGGCGCCCGCTCGACGACGGCGAGCGCTGCGCGTTCAAGACCGCGCTGGTGGCGGCGGTGGCCGCCTCGCTGCTGCAGGCGCCGGTGCTCGACGGCGCCGGCCGGGTCATGGCCGAACATCAGCCCGCCAAGGCGGCCGCCGCCGCGGGCTACTGGCACAGCGGCGCCGAACCCGGCTGGACGCTGTTCGGCTGGCCCGACGCCCGCGTCCAGGCCAACCGCGCCGCCCTGGCGCTGCCGGGCGTGGGCGGCGACTGGCTGGGGCGCGATGCGCAGGGCGTGTACCAGGGGCTGGACAAATTCTCGGGCATGCAGCCGCCCGTGGCGCTGACCTTCTGGGCGCTGCGCGTGGCGCTGCTGCTGGGCGCGGCGATGCTGCTGGTGTCGTGCACGACACTGGCGCTGGCGGCGCGGCGCGGCATGGACCCGTCCCTGCTGCCGCGCTGGTGGCTGCGCGTGATCGTGGGCACGCTATACGCCGGCGGGCTGGCCGTGCTGGCCGGCGGCGTGTTCTCGCTGGTGGGCATGCAGCCCTATGCCGTCAATGCCACCATCACCCAGACCGAGGTGCTGGGCACGGCCGGCACCGCCACCCTGGCGGCCAGCCTGGCCGGCTACCTGGTGCTGTACGGGCTGCTGCTGGCCGCCTTCAACGGCATGCTGTTCCACGCGGCCCGCTACGGGGTGGTGCCGGTGCGCAAACCCGGAGGATCGCCCCAATGA